One Pseudonocardia abyssalis DNA segment encodes these proteins:
- a CDS encoding glycoside hydrolase family 65 protein — translation MDAWTLTFEGWDPADEGRREALTTLGNGRFATRGAAPESRADGVHYPGTYAAGVFDRVRDEIDGEVVESESMVNLPHWADLRVAVEDGPWISADGAEVLEHRVALDLRRGLLTRRTRFADAAGRITVLRQRSFVHRTLPHVAGLHTVLVAENWSGNLRIESGIDGAVRNAGVSRYAALDGRHLDVVTTGEPDGSTLLLVARTRQSRLRVAVAARTTLEPGTAVDERSLHRRPDRVAHVLRCAVRAGEPVAVEKVVAVVTSRDGAVSEPAVAAVEVLAGTAGFEELLAGHELAWQQLWRRYRLDLVRHPAALATETLRTLRLCTFHVLQAVSEHNQDLDAGVPARGLHGEAYRGHVFWDELFVYPMLTLRTPAVTRALLRYRVRRLDAARRAARAAGHTGAMYPWQSGSDGREESQRRHLNPRSGHWLPDTSHLQRHVGLAVAYSIWQYYQATGDREFLSDHGAEVLLEVARFFAGLARHDPVTDRFRIRGVMGPDEYTTRYPGSDRPGIDDNAYTNVMTVWLLRRAEDVLAALEPIRRTELVESLDLGPAEQLRWRDVSRRMFVPIAADGVISQYAGAHDLPDLDWAGYRARYGDLSRLDRILEAEGRSVDDYQVSKQADVLMLFYLLSADELRALLGGLGYGLPPEAIPATIEYHLSRTVHGSTLSALVHAWVLARGHREHAVEYFERALSSDVADIQRGTTAEGVHLGAMAGCVDLLQRCFAGLETREDALWFDPHWPRRFGRLDFSVQYRHHQLTVSVGDRTVRVVSEPGPGSPIRVGSGDRLSELRPGEAVVFSASGSSGDPDAAPPDAVQAANSRSPRRGSSIRSPEPS, via the coding sequence GTGGATGCCTGGACGTTGACCTTCGAGGGCTGGGACCCCGCCGACGAAGGGCGCCGGGAGGCCCTGACGACCCTGGGCAACGGCCGGTTCGCCACCCGCGGGGCGGCGCCCGAGAGCCGGGCCGACGGCGTGCACTACCCGGGGACCTACGCCGCGGGCGTGTTCGACCGCGTCCGCGACGAGATCGACGGCGAGGTCGTCGAGTCCGAGAGCATGGTCAACCTGCCGCACTGGGCGGACCTGCGCGTCGCCGTCGAGGACGGGCCGTGGATCTCCGCGGACGGGGCCGAGGTGCTGGAGCACCGGGTGGCGCTGGACCTGCGCCGCGGGCTGCTCACCCGCCGCACCCGGTTCGCCGACGCCGCGGGGCGGATCACCGTGCTGCGCCAGCGCAGCTTCGTGCACCGGACGCTGCCGCACGTGGCCGGCCTGCACACGGTGCTGGTGGCCGAGAACTGGTCGGGGAACCTGCGGATCGAGTCCGGGATCGACGGCGCCGTCCGCAACGCGGGCGTGTCCCGCTACGCCGCCCTCGACGGCCGCCACCTGGACGTCGTCACGACCGGGGAGCCGGACGGGTCCACGCTGCTGCTCGTCGCGCGGACGCGCCAGTCGCGGTTGCGGGTGGCGGTGGCGGCCCGTACGACCCTGGAACCCGGCACGGCCGTCGACGAACGCTCACTGCACCGCCGGCCCGACCGCGTCGCGCACGTCCTGCGGTGCGCGGTGCGGGCGGGGGAGCCCGTCGCGGTCGAGAAGGTCGTCGCCGTGGTCACCTCGCGCGACGGCGCGGTGTCCGAACCGGCCGTGGCGGCCGTGGAGGTGCTGGCCGGCACGGCGGGCTTCGAGGAGCTGCTGGCCGGTCACGAGCTGGCCTGGCAGCAGCTCTGGCGGCGTTACCGACTCGACCTGGTCCGCCATCCGGCCGCGCTCGCCACGGAGACGCTGCGCACCCTGCGGCTGTGCACGTTCCACGTGCTGCAGGCGGTCTCCGAGCACAACCAGGACCTCGACGCGGGCGTCCCGGCCCGCGGCCTGCACGGCGAGGCCTACCGCGGCCACGTCTTCTGGGACGAGCTGTTCGTCTACCCGATGCTCACCCTGCGCACGCCCGCGGTGACCCGGGCGCTGCTGCGGTACCGCGTGCGGCGCCTCGACGCGGCCCGGCGCGCGGCGCGGGCCGCGGGCCACACCGGCGCGATGTACCCGTGGCAGTCCGGCAGCGACGGCCGGGAGGAGAGCCAGCGCCGCCACCTCAACCCGCGGTCCGGCCACTGGCTCCCCGACACCTCGCACCTGCAGCGGCACGTCGGCCTGGCCGTCGCCTACAGCATCTGGCAGTACTACCAGGCCACCGGCGACCGCGAGTTCCTCTCCGACCACGGGGCCGAGGTGCTGCTGGAGGTGGCGCGGTTTTTCGCCGGCCTCGCCCGCCACGATCCGGTGACCGACCGCTTCCGCATCCGCGGTGTGATGGGGCCCGACGAGTACACGACCCGCTACCCCGGCTCCGACCGGCCGGGCATCGACGACAACGCCTACACCAACGTCATGACCGTGTGGCTGCTGCGCCGCGCCGAGGACGTCCTCGCCGCGCTGGAACCGATCCGACGCACCGAGCTCGTCGAGTCGCTGGACCTGGGCCCCGCCGAGCAGCTGCGCTGGCGCGACGTCAGCCGCCGGATGTTCGTGCCGATCGCCGCCGACGGGGTGATCAGCCAGTACGCGGGCGCCCACGACCTGCCCGATCTCGACTGGGCCGGCTACCGCGCCCGCTACGGCGACCTGTCCCGGCTCGACCGCATCCTGGAGGCGGAGGGCCGGTCGGTCGACGACTACCAGGTCTCCAAGCAGGCCGACGTGCTCATGCTGTTCTACCTGCTCTCCGCCGACGAGCTGCGCGCCCTGCTCGGCGGGCTCGGCTACGGCCTGCCGCCCGAGGCCATCCCGGCGACGATCGAGTACCACCTGTCCCGGACCGTGCACGGCTCCACGCTCAGCGCCCTGGTGCACGCCTGGGTCCTGGCGCGCGGGCACCGGGAGCACGCCGTCGAGTACTTCGAGCGCGCCTTGTCCAGCGACGTGGCCGACATCCAGCGCGGGACGACCGCTGAAGGCGTGCACCTCGGGGCGATGGCCGGGTGCGTCGACCTCCTGCAGCGCTGCTTCGCCGGCCTGGAGACCCGGGAGGACGCGCTGTGGTTCGACCCGCACTGGCCGCGGCGCTTCGGCCGGCTCGACTTCTCCGTGCAGTACCGCCACCACCAGCTGACGGTGAGCGTCGGCGACCGCACCGTCCGGGTGGTGTCCGAGCCCGGACCCGGGTCGCCGATCCGGGTCGGCAGCGGCGACCGGCTGAGCGAGCTGCGACCGGGCGAGGCGGTGGTCTTCTCGGCCTCCGGGAGCTCCGGGGACCCGGACGCCGCGCCACCGGACGCTGTTCAGGCGGCGAACTCGAGGTCTCCGCGCCGGGGCTCGTCGATCCGGTCGCCCGAGCCCTCCTGA
- a CDS encoding Gmad2 immunoglobulin-like domain-containing protein produces the protein MTTTDLDRSPGPDPARPRRRHPRPLLLAVAVAVAVTGVVVTVATLVGGPSPSGPPQPGPSVPTATAAPPITTGADARPSAEQPTASAPATPVPTGAGPAPTPGPVSAVTAVWPDAAAGVRYTDPVAAATGFARGLAGFRDPVPGPFLPGDGRSGEVEVRPRAGGPVTTVFVRILEDGTWWVLGSASGDLLLDVPGAGDLVGSPVLLQGRAVAFEGHVDVRIVEDGGTAPLAVGFATAGGDVLRPFAVTVALDRAPVAAHGAVVLSTASGEDGQVWQASVVRVRFVP, from the coding sequence ATGACCACGACCGATCTCGACCGCAGCCCCGGGCCGGACCCGGCCCGACCCCGCCGTCGCCATCCGCGACCCCTGCTGCTCGCCGTCGCCGTCGCCGTCGCCGTGACGGGCGTGGTCGTCACGGTCGCGACGCTGGTCGGCGGCCCGTCCCCGTCCGGTCCGCCGCAACCCGGTCCGTCCGTGCCCACCGCCACCGCCGCGCCGCCGATCACCACAGGGGCGGACGCCCGGCCGTCGGCGGAGCAGCCGACGGCCTCGGCGCCGGCCACGCCGGTCCCGACCGGCGCAGGACCAGCTCCGACCCCCGGACCGGTCAGTGCGGTGACGGCCGTGTGGCCCGACGCCGCAGCAGGCGTCCGCTACACCGATCCGGTCGCCGCTGCCACCGGGTTCGCCAGGGGGCTGGCGGGTTTCCGCGACCCGGTGCCCGGTCCGTTCCTGCCCGGGGACGGCCGTTCCGGGGAGGTGGAGGTGCGCCCCCGCGCGGGCGGCCCGGTCACGACCGTGTTCGTCCGCATCCTGGAGGACGGGACGTGGTGGGTGCTCGGCTCGGCGAGCGGAGACCTGCTGCTCGACGTCCCCGGCGCCGGTGACCTCGTCGGGTCGCCGGTCCTGCTGCAGGGCCGGGCCGTGGCGTTCGAGGGCCACGTCGACGTGCGCATCGTCGAGGACGGTGGCACCGCGCCGCTCGCCGTCGGCTTCGCCACCGCGGGCGGGGACGTGCTGCGCCCGTTCGCCGTCACGGTCGCGCTCGACCGCGCGCCGGTCGCCGCCCACGGTGCGGTCGTGCTGAGCACGGCGAGCGGGGAGGACGGTCAGGTGTGGCAGGCGAGCGTCGTCCGCGTCCGGTTCGTGCCGTGA
- a CDS encoding polysaccharide deacetylase family protein — translation MTTAATVRSRAGRALTVALGALLAVTGALLTAPVAAADDAPPARAAVFTRGADPGPRVVTLTLDADWYTPGDVPRVLQILRDNGITAGFALTGRYVERYPDQVRAIAAAGHKLINHSYDHPAFTGLTTAQRADQLDRAEAAFRRLGLTTAGWFRAPYRDGYLDDGVRADLAARGDWISYDWTFDTTGYLGVPSEVILDRVRRYTVPGGIVLMHLSSDSTDTAALPAVIATLRGMGYGFTDPYRSVTRGAIGWHYAGLGAQRSVLGDPRTAEMVATTAGTAVQWFEGGRVYWRDALGAHEVHGAIGARFAGLGSVTSLLGFPVTDETPTPDGTGRFNHFEHGGSLYWTPATGARLVYGAIRAKWASLGWERGFLGYPVGDEVGVTGGRASQFQGGSVYWSAATGAHEVHGAILGRYLAQGGTAGRLGLPVSDEYTVPGGRRSDFRGGWLRWDAVTGAVTTGNP, via the coding sequence ATGACGACGGCTGCGACGGTGAGAAGCAGGGCGGGCCGGGCGCTGACGGTTGCGCTCGGTGCGCTGCTGGCGGTGACGGGCGCGCTTCTCACGGCGCCGGTGGCGGCGGCCGACGACGCCCCTCCCGCCCGGGCCGCGGTGTTCACCCGGGGCGCGGACCCCGGCCCCCGCGTCGTCACCCTGACGCTGGACGCCGACTGGTACACCCCCGGTGACGTGCCGCGGGTGCTGCAGATCCTGCGGGACAACGGGATCACCGCCGGGTTCGCCCTCACCGGCCGCTACGTGGAGCGCTATCCGGACCAGGTCCGGGCGATCGCCGCCGCGGGGCACAAGCTGATCAACCACAGCTACGACCACCCGGCGTTCACCGGTCTGACCACCGCGCAGCGTGCCGACCAGCTCGACCGCGCCGAGGCGGCGTTCCGGCGGCTGGGCCTGACCACGGCCGGGTGGTTCCGGGCGCCCTACCGGGACGGCTACCTCGACGACGGGGTGCGCGCCGACCTGGCCGCGCGCGGGGACTGGATCAGCTACGACTGGACGTTCGACACGACCGGTTACCTCGGCGTCCCCAGTGAGGTGATCCTGGACCGGGTGCGCCGCTACACCGTGCCGGGCGGGATCGTGCTGATGCACCTGAGCTCGGACTCCACGGACACGGCGGCGTTGCCGGCCGTGATCGCGACGTTGCGGGGGATGGGGTACGGCTTCACCGACCCCTACCGCAGCGTCACGCGCGGGGCGATCGGCTGGCACTACGCCGGGCTGGGCGCGCAGCGCTCGGTGCTGGGCGACCCGCGCACGGCCGAGATGGTCGCGACGACCGCCGGCACGGCCGTGCAGTGGTTCGAGGGGGGCCGCGTCTACTGGCGCGACGCCCTGGGCGCCCACGAGGTGCACGGGGCGATCGGCGCCCGGTTCGCCGGGCTGGGGTCGGTGACGTCGCTGCTGGGGTTCCCGGTCACCGACGAGACGCCCACCCCGGACGGCACGGGTCGCTTCAACCACTTCGAGCACGGTGGGTCGCTGTACTGGACGCCCGCGACGGGTGCGCGGCTGGTGTACGGCGCGATCCGGGCGAAGTGGGCGTCGCTGGGCTGGGAACGCGGGTTCCTGGGCTACCCGGTGGGCGACGAGGTCGGGGTCACCGGCGGGCGGGCCTCGCAGTTCCAGGGCGGCAGCGTGTACTGGTCGGCCGCCACCGGGGCGCACGAGGTGCACGGCGCGATCCTGGGCCGCTACCTGGCCCAGGGCGGCACGGCGGGCCGGTTGGGCCTGCCGGTGTCCGACGAGTACACGGTGCCCGGCGGGCGCCGCAGCGACTTCCGGGGCGGCTGGCTGCGCTGGGACGCCGTGACGGGGGCGGTCACGACCGGCAACCCGTGA
- a CDS encoding universal stress protein translates to MDGEGTGTVVVGVDGSPGSRAAVEHALEDAARRGARLRAVVAAQLPEYWATAYGMVAPPPISEVLASARDAGQEMVDEVLAARPDLAARVEVSVEARAGAAGRVLLDAADGADVLVIGHRGRGAMSSAMLGSVGLHCVLHASCPVTIVRSTRVAEAVARPEAAAVPV, encoded by the coding sequence ATGGACGGCGAGGGCACCGGGACGGTCGTGGTGGGGGTGGACGGTTCCCCGGGATCGCGGGCGGCTGTCGAGCACGCACTGGAGGACGCTGCCCGCCGCGGGGCGCGGCTGCGGGCGGTGGTGGCGGCCCAGCTGCCGGAGTACTGGGCGACGGCCTACGGGATGGTGGCGCCGCCGCCGATCTCGGAGGTCCTCGCGAGTGCGCGGGACGCCGGCCAGGAGATGGTGGACGAGGTGCTCGCAGCCCGGCCCGACCTGGCGGCGCGGGTGGAGGTGTCGGTGGAGGCGCGGGCCGGGGCAGCCGGACGGGTCCTGCTCGACGCTGCGGACGGCGCGGACGTGCTGGTGATCGGCCACCGCGGACGCGGCGCCATGAGCAGCGCCATGCTCGGCTCGGTCGGTCTGCACTGCGTGCTGCACGCGTCGTGCCCGGTGACGATCGTCCGGTCGACCCGGGTGGCGGAGGCGGTCGCCCGGCCCGAGGCGGCCGCGGTGCCGGTGTGA
- a CDS encoding Hsp20/alpha crystallin family protein, translating to MSTLTRRERGADLARRFSMMDGVFEEWMRSLPMRRPFGLGWDWPGEELIRVDEFCDGSTEVIRAELPGIDPAKDVELTVADGILRIRAERRTDEKTEDKGYTRHEMRYGSLTRTLPLPEGVQESDISATYRDGILEVRVPFAEPQAKAEPKKIDIKS from the coding sequence ATGAGCACGCTGACCCGCCGCGAGCGCGGCGCTGACCTGGCCCGCCGCTTCTCCATGATGGACGGGGTCTTCGAGGAGTGGATGCGGTCGCTGCCCATGCGCCGGCCGTTCGGGCTCGGGTGGGACTGGCCGGGCGAGGAGCTGATCCGCGTGGACGAGTTCTGCGACGGTTCCACGGAGGTCATCCGGGCCGAGCTGCCCGGGATCGACCCGGCGAAGGACGTGGAGCTGACCGTGGCGGACGGGATCCTGCGGATCCGGGCCGAGCGCCGGACCGACGAGAAGACCGAGGACAAGGGCTACACCCGGCACGAGATGCGCTACGGCAGCCTCACCCGCACGCTGCCCCTGCCCGAGGGTGTGCAGGAGTCCGACATCTCGGCCACCTACCGGGACGGGATCCTGGAGGTCCGGGTCCCGTTCGCGGAGCCGCAGGCGAAGGCTGAGCCCAAGAAGATCGACATCAAGTCCTGA
- a CDS encoding VOC family protein: MGDPVVHFEIGGSDAERSRAFYGGLFGWSVRTDDRGYGLVATGSDVGIAGGIMQTPPEVPPWATFYVGVADVEKSLARAEELGGRRLMGPVLVEGVGEMGMFADPDGNPVGVFAQS; this comes from the coding sequence GTGGGTGACCCGGTCGTGCACTTCGAGATCGGCGGCAGCGACGCCGAGCGTTCCCGCGCGTTCTACGGCGGCCTGTTCGGGTGGTCGGTGCGCACCGATGACCGCGGCTACGGGCTGGTCGCCACGGGCTCCGACGTCGGTATCGCCGGGGGGATCATGCAGACGCCGCCCGAGGTGCCGCCGTGGGCCACCTTCTACGTCGGCGTGGCCGACGTGGAGAAGTCGCTCGCCCGCGCCGAGGAGCTGGGCGGCCGGCGGCTCATGGGCCCGGTCCTCGTCGAGGGCGTGGGCGAGATGGGGATGTTCGCCGATCCCGACGGCAACCCGGTCGGTGTGTTCGCGCAGTCGTGA
- a CDS encoding heavy metal translocating P-type ATPase, producing the protein MSGSRPVGTVMEAAMRFGGGRTLVEGGLLLATFGGLLAGLVATAAGRPAVAAACWAAGTVVALVPSVGWVVVALRRGRAGVDLLAVLSLVGTLVVGEYLAGALIAVMVATGRTLEGAAERRASKDLRALLEHAPRSARRRVGDVLETVALDAVRPGDLLVVGPGEVVPVDGRVADVAAALDESVLTGESRLVERAVGEAVRSGVVNAGAAFGLRAEATADDSTYAGIVRLAQEAGADTAPVVRLADRYAAWFLPLSLAVAGAAWLVSGSAVRAVAVLVVATPCPLLLAAPVAIVSGLSRASRRGVVVRSGGALENLGRARTLMLDKTGTLTAGRPVVVEVAAAPAWRPDDVLAVAASADQLSPHVLARAVLAAARRRGLPLSMPVDVTERPGRGVSAHVDGRAVEVGKRPGPAPEEGWARTALGRAVLDGTAVSWVTVDGQVVGAVLLRDPLRRDAPRTLRRLRAAGFRRLVLLTGDRAEPAREIGTVLGLDEVRAGQSPADKVAAVRAERERDVTVMVGDGVNDAPALAAATVGVAMGARGASASSEAADVVLTVDRLDHLADAMEIARRARRIAVQSAAVGMGLSLVAMAFAAAGLLPPAAGALLQEGIDVAVILNALRALRPGRDETPPLTPRTEELLHRFSAEHDTLSAVLPLLRDAASRLAIGPSGDALDAVRRAHTALVEDILPHERAEETELYPALAAPLGGPEATATMSRTHAEIERLTARLGVHLALAGDAPLPEDRVEDVLATLYGLDTILRLHFAQEEESYFTLAAPGTSRSTRTGDADLRRPAHRRYRP; encoded by the coding sequence ATGTCCGGGTCGCGACCGGTCGGGACGGTGATGGAGGCGGCGATGCGGTTCGGCGGCGGAAGGACCCTGGTGGAGGGCGGCCTGTTGCTCGCCACGTTCGGCGGGCTGCTCGCCGGCCTGGTCGCGACGGCCGCCGGCCGCCCGGCCGTCGCCGCCGCGTGCTGGGCCGCCGGGACCGTCGTGGCGCTCGTCCCGAGCGTGGGGTGGGTCGTGGTGGCGCTGCGCCGGGGCCGCGCCGGGGTCGACCTGCTCGCGGTGCTGTCGCTGGTGGGCACCCTCGTCGTCGGCGAGTACCTGGCCGGGGCGCTGATCGCGGTCATGGTCGCGACCGGCCGGACCCTGGAGGGCGCGGCCGAGCGCCGGGCGTCGAAGGACCTGCGCGCGTTGCTCGAGCACGCCCCGCGCTCGGCGCGCCGGCGGGTCGGGGACGTGCTGGAGACCGTCGCGCTGGACGCGGTCCGCCCCGGGGACCTGCTGGTCGTCGGGCCCGGCGAGGTGGTGCCCGTCGACGGGCGGGTCGCCGACGTCGCGGCCGCGCTGGACGAGTCGGTCCTCACCGGGGAGTCGCGGCTCGTCGAGCGCGCCGTCGGGGAGGCGGTCCGCAGCGGGGTGGTCAACGCCGGCGCGGCCTTCGGGCTCCGCGCCGAGGCCACCGCGGACGACAGCACCTACGCCGGGATCGTCCGGCTCGCGCAGGAGGCGGGAGCCGACACCGCGCCGGTGGTCCGCCTCGCCGACCGCTACGCGGCCTGGTTCCTGCCCCTGTCACTGGCCGTCGCGGGAGCGGCGTGGCTGGTCAGCGGGTCGGCGGTGCGGGCGGTCGCCGTGCTGGTGGTCGCGACGCCCTGCCCGCTGCTGCTCGCCGCCCCGGTCGCGATCGTGTCCGGGCTGTCCCGGGCGTCGCGCCGTGGCGTGGTGGTCCGCAGCGGCGGGGCGCTGGAGAACCTGGGCCGCGCCCGCACCCTGATGCTGGACAAGACCGGGACGCTGACGGCCGGGCGACCCGTCGTGGTGGAGGTCGCCGCGGCGCCCGCGTGGCGTCCGGACGACGTGCTCGCCGTCGCCGCGTCGGCCGACCAGCTCTCCCCGCACGTGCTGGCCAGGGCCGTCCTGGCCGCGGCCCGCCGCCGGGGCCTGCCGCTGTCGATGCCCGTGGACGTGACCGAGCGGCCCGGCCGGGGGGTCTCCGCACACGTGGACGGGCGGGCCGTCGAGGTCGGGAAGCGCCCGGGCCCGGCACCGGAGGAGGGCTGGGCCCGCACCGCGCTCGGCCGCGCCGTGCTCGACGGGACCGCCGTCTCCTGGGTCACCGTCGACGGGCAGGTCGTCGGCGCGGTGCTGCTGCGCGACCCGCTGCGCCGCGACGCCCCGCGCACCCTGCGCCGGCTGCGTGCAGCCGGGTTCCGCCGGCTCGTGCTGCTCACCGGCGACCGCGCCGAACCGGCCCGCGAGATCGGCACCGTGCTGGGGCTCGACGAGGTCCGGGCCGGGCAGTCCCCCGCCGACAAGGTCGCGGCGGTCCGCGCCGAGCGCGAGCGGGACGTCACCGTCATGGTCGGGGACGGCGTCAACGACGCCCCCGCACTCGCCGCGGCCACCGTGGGGGTGGCGATGGGCGCCCGCGGCGCGTCCGCGTCGTCCGAGGCGGCCGACGTCGTGCTCACCGTCGACCGGCTCGACCACCTCGCCGACGCCATGGAGATCGCCCGGCGGGCGCGGCGGATCGCGGTGCAGAGCGCCGCGGTCGGGATGGGGCTCTCGCTCGTGGCGATGGCGTTCGCCGCGGCCGGGCTGCTGCCGCCGGCCGCGGGAGCGCTGCTGCAGGAGGGCATCGACGTCGCGGTGATCCTCAACGCGCTGCGTGCACTCCGTCCCGGACGCGACGAGACCCCGCCGCTGACCCCGCGCACCGAGGAGCTGCTGCACCGCTTCTCCGCCGAGCACGACACGCTGTCCGCCGTGCTACCCCTGCTGCGCGACGCGGCTAGCCGGCTGGCCATCGGCCCATCCGGGGACGCGCTCGACGCCGTGCGGCGGGCGCACACCGCGCTGGTCGAGGACATCCTGCCGCACGAGCGCGCTGAGGAGACCGAGCTGTACCCCGCACTCGCCGCGCCGCTCGGCGGCCCCGAGGCGACCGCCACGATGAGCCGCACCCACGCCGAGATCGAGCGGCTCACCGCCCGGCTCGGGGTGCACCTCGCACTGGCCGGCGACGCCCCGCTGCCCGAGGACCGGGTCGAGGACGTCCTGGCGACCCTGTACGGCCTCGACACCATCCTCCGGCTGCACTTCGCCCAGGAGGAGGAGAGCTACTTCACGCTGGCCGCGCCGGGCACGTCCCGCTCGACCCGGACGGGCGACGCGGACCTCCGTCGACCGGCGCACCGGAGGTACCGGCCGTGA